A region of Planococcus sp. MSAK28401 DNA encodes the following proteins:
- the panC gene encoding pantoate--beta-alanine ligase — MQVVNTVKALRNWVLSTKESGQSIGLVPTMGFLHEGHLALVESAKSENDLVVMSIFVNPAQFGPNEDFDRYPRDFDRDSTLAEKAGVDVIFAPSVEEMYPRESQITMGAGTLADVLCGKSRPGHFDGVLKVVTKLFHLVQPDMAYFGQKDAQQLAIIESLVRDFDFPLDIRRIATVREPDGLAKSSRNVYLSETERAEAPKLYQALQRGVTIARNGKDPIPEMTRFIQSETSGTIDYIELLSYPDLTEAPNGQAILALAVQFQKARLIDNIIFNLKEN; from the coding sequence ATGCAAGTCGTAAACACAGTGAAAGCTTTAAGGAATTGGGTTCTGAGCACAAAAGAAAGCGGGCAGTCAATCGGGTTGGTGCCGACGATGGGCTTCTTGCACGAAGGGCATTTAGCGCTTGTTGAATCCGCAAAATCGGAGAACGACTTGGTGGTTATGAGCATTTTCGTCAACCCGGCACAATTCGGCCCGAATGAAGATTTTGACCGCTATCCACGCGATTTCGACCGCGACAGCACGCTCGCTGAAAAAGCGGGTGTCGACGTGATTTTTGCCCCGTCAGTAGAAGAAATGTATCCGCGTGAATCGCAAATCACGATGGGAGCGGGAACACTTGCAGATGTCTTGTGCGGAAAAAGCCGACCGGGACACTTTGATGGCGTGCTGAAAGTAGTGACGAAATTATTCCATCTCGTTCAACCCGATATGGCCTATTTTGGCCAGAAAGATGCACAGCAACTGGCGATCATTGAGTCGCTTGTGAGGGATTTCGATTTCCCGTTGGACATCCGCCGCATCGCAACAGTCCGTGAACCGGACGGGCTTGCCAAAAGTTCACGCAATGTCTATCTGAGCGAAACAGAACGCGCAGAAGCGCCAAAACTTTATCAAGCCTTGCAACGGGGAGTGACGATTGCTCGCAACGGCAAAGACCCAATTCCGGAGATGACCCGGTTCATCCAGTCGGAAACTTCCGGTACAATCGATTACATCGAGCTGCTGTCTTACCCGGACTTGACCGAAGCGCCGAACGGACAGGCGATCCTCGCGCTCGCTGTCCAATTCCAAAAAGCCCGGCTCATCGACAATATCATTTTTAATTTAAAGGAGAACTGA